The genomic interval ATGGAAGGTTGCCCCATTCTTCCCACCAAGCGTGCCAAGGGCCACCAGACCACCCTTGCTTGGACATGCCCCTCACCTTGCGCCGCTCTTCCGTCTCCCTCTGGATCAGCTGCGTGACGCTCTTGGGCAGGAGATGCTCCTCCACCACTAAGGTTGGGACCATTGACCCAGTGGGCCCAGGACCACCTGGCTCTTTGGCACTGTGTCCCAGAGGAGCTGGCAGACGTGTTTCGGGGCTCCGGAGGGGAACCGGGCTGGAGGGAGTCCTGTGGGGCCGGACCAGGACTGGGAGGCCACCCCCTACGGAATGGGCCTGGTGGCCCGACGTTGGCCCTGGGGCAGGCAGCACCAGTTGGGACTGCAGGCTGACAcagacacctcctcctccttggcggcGCTGAGGCTGGGGGCTGAAGGGGCTCTGTGGCTTGGCCAAGAGTCCGGCCACCTCCAGCCGGGAATCCAGGGACTGAGGGTGCCGTCCAGCCTCGGCCAGCCGCCCCGCCAAGTGGTGATCCACCTCCGGCTCGTAGAAATCCCGGCAAGTCCAACGGCCGCGCTTGTAGGGCTCTCCCAAGCCCTGGTCCAGTTTCACCACCCGGAACCGTGAACTGGCCACACCGGTGACCACTATGGGGTGCCCGCCTTGGGAGGAGGGGGCCGAGGCCCCTGGGGAAGTGGGGACCGAGGGCCCGTTTTTGGGCACGGTGCCACCTCCGCCGCCTCCACCGTTGGCCCTCTGGCTGGCGTTGCTGTCACCTTCCAGGGCCGCTTTGGGGCCAGTGGGCCACTTGGCTTCTCCGTTGCTGGCCGAGGAAGCCGCCTCCTTCTGTTCATAGTCTGAAGTGACGCTGGTGATCTGGAAGCCACTCTTCTTCTTCTCGCCGCTCATGGTCCTGTCCCCCGAAAAGCGCTCTAGCCCAGGGGCCACTCCTCCAAGGGGTGTGTTGGCCACCAGGCTCACCAGGAGGGCCAGACCGCCTGCGGCCACCAGGGCCCCAAGGCCATCCTCACCTTCGCAGGGGCCCCTAAGGAGGGCCAACGCCCCCCCTGCAAGGCAGGCCTCGGGGGAGCCTTGCTAGCCCCCCAGGGGGCATGCCAAGCCCTGCAGGGTGGACCAGGTGGGCAGTGCCCCTTATGTCCAGTCTAGGCTCCAGGGGGCATGGTGGCCGAAGACGGGGGGGGGCAGCGGGCGATGGCCCCCCAGTGGCCCAGGGGCTGGGCAGGGGGCCAGGGTCTCCGACGATCCGCCTCTGGCTCTGGCTCGCCCACCCAGCTGCCCGGTGCTGCTGTTGACTAGCCccgcagaggaggacaaggaggctCCTCCGGGGAGAAGCCCGGCCCCCAGGCCCGCCCCGATGGCCCTGGCCACTGGGTTAACTCCTCCAGCCCCACCGCctctggaagccaagcagggctGCTGCCTCTGCTGGGAGCCCCCTCTTTCCCTCCAAGTTGCGAGTTCGAATCCTGGGGCTGCAAAGGGGCTGCAGCCAGCAAAGCAGCCGGGGAGGGAACCCGGGGCCCAGGGCGCAGGCAGAGGCAGCCGGACGCCGCTTGAAGGCCTCCTTTCGGCCTCCTTTGCCCCAAAGGGCCAAAGCCACAACTGGCCGGAGGATTCgcaaggtcccaaacacactgcagaaatcataaCCTCgtctgagaccgctttgactgccctggctccgtgctaggggattctgggaagtgtagtttggcGAGACATTCTTTAGCctcattctctgtcagagagagcgaTCTCTGgggcactgagccagagcagggAAAGCAGCGGTGGGTCTCAAACGGACCTTTCTGTCCCAGGGAGGGGGCAAGTCCTTTGGGGGTGGGATTACAACTCCTATATTGCCCCCAAACcaagatgggagttgtagttccctgCAAAATAACTAGCCTATGCTCTGCTTTGAACCTTCAGCAGACCATCCTTAGCATTTGCTCCTGCTTGCCcccaccatattattattattattattattattattattattattattattattacatttacacccctcct from Sceloporus undulatus isolate JIND9_A2432 ecotype Alabama chromosome 6, SceUnd_v1.1, whole genome shotgun sequence carries:
- the TSC22D4 gene encoding TSC22 domain family protein 4; translated protein: MSGEKKKSGFQITSVTSDYEQKEAASSASNGEAKWPTGPKAALEGDSNASQRANGGGGGGGTVPKNGPSVPTSPGASAPSSQGGHPIVVTGVASSRFRVVKLDQGLGEPYKRGRWTCRDFYEPEVDHHLAGRLAEAGRHPQSLDSRLEVAGLLAKPQSPFSPQPQRRQGGGGVCVSLQSQLVLPAPGPTSGHQAHSVGGGLPVLVRPHRTPSSPVPLRSPETRLPAPLGHSAKEPGGPGPTGSMVPTLVVEEHLLPKSVTQLIQRETEERRKVSPRQSRSRPSSPAPPLFRDASPNRRTSDPFGSARFSLAQSMFGMGAHDSDDDSGTSSSMIAIDNKIEQAMDLVKSHLMFAVREEVEVLRDQIKELSERNAMLEQENALLRSLANSEQLAHFQAQLHATKPPSSGTA